From the genome of Bacteroidota bacterium:
AATACTTCAGGCAGTCTTGCAGCAATTCATGATGCCAACAACTTGACGATGATAATTGAACGCGATGGCGATGGAAAACCGAATGCAATTGTTTCTCCATATGGTCAACGATCTATATTGTCGGTCGATTCAGTGGGCTATCTATCATCTATGCTAAACCCGGCTGGCGAGGGAAATTCTTTTGGCTATTCCATTGATGGACTTCTTTATACAATGAAGGATGCCAAACAATCCGAAAAACAGTACGGCTACAACATCAATGGTCGCCTTATATCTGCTCTTGATCCTATTGGAGGAGGAAGAACATTAACACGAACGGAACTGGCGAATGGCTACGAAGTAGTATCTACAACTGCACAAGGGCAAAAGACAAAATATCGTATCGAAACAATTCCTACATCGGGCATTCGTTCCACAATGATTGATGATGCAGGATTAGCAACAGTTACTTCGGATTACTTCGACGGAACAGAAGCCACTCTCCATCCTAATGGTACCACAATATCCACGTTATCAAAACCAGATCCCCGCTTTGGCATGCAATCGCCTTTAACATCAGTGACCGTCACAACTCCTGGTGGACTCCAATCTATTGTTTCACACAAAAGAACTGTGACAGAATTAGTTGGGCTGACGGTTATGGGAATTATGGATTCCGTCAATGCGAATGGAAAAGTTTCTTTAACAACTTACGATGGGAATCAAAATCTCTTTACAACTATTTCACCACAAGGCCGGAAAACATTCACCTACATTGATTCGGTCGGCAGAACACTGAAAGATTCTATTCAGGGTATGGCTTCTGTGAATTACGTATATGATACTAAAGGACGCATTGTTTCCGTTACGCAGGGTGAACGTACTTCAACATTTACGTACGATTCGCGCGGGAGAGTCTCATCAGCTACTGATCCGTTATTACGAACAGCAGGTTTTGTATACGACTCTGTCGGAAGGACATTGGTGCAGACATTGCCTGATGGGAATATTATTGCATACCGATACGATGTGAACGGGAATCTTCTCGATTTAACTCCTCCAGGAAAACCGGAACATACCTTTGATTATACAGCCACAAATTTAACAAACCGATATGCGCCGCCTATTGCGGGATTTGACACGACCATAACAAATTATCTGTATGATCTTGATAAACGGATTACACATACCATTTTACCCAATGGCGATTCCATTGTAATAACGTACGATTCATCCGGATGTGGATGTGGTGGGAGTGCGAGCAGAATCCGTTCAATTGCATACGGTCGCGGATTACAAACCTTTGGATATAATTCATTGACAGGAATGCTCACTAATACAATTACTCCCGAAGGGGACACGCTACTGTATACGTACGATGGTTCTCTTTCGAAAAGCGTACAATGGAAAGGGAATGTAAAGGGTACAGTGAGTGTTGCATACGACAATAATTTCCGTGTAAGTTCGCAGAGTGTCAATGGAGTTGCAGTAAACTTTGGATATAATAATGACGGACAAATAACAAACATTGGTGGTATGTCGCTGACATACGACCCGCAAAATGGATTGCCGACAGGGACATCACTTGGTAACATTACAACAAGTCAGTCATATAACAATAAAGGTGAACTTGCAAGTTATACGGCAGCGTATGGAGTTTCTACACTCTTTGCAACTAGTTATTCAAGAGATTCTCTCGGTCGGATAACTGCATTAACTGAAACATCGCTTGATACGACAAAAGTATTTCTATACGGATACGACACAGTTGGACGATTGGAAAAAGTGTGGATAGATGGCTTCTTAATTTCACAATATACGTACGATGCCAACGGCAACCGTGTATCACGGAACTCTGCTTTACAGATTGACAGCGGTAGTTATGATGCACAAGACAGAATGTTGAGTTATGGTAACGCGCAATATTTCTATACAGCCAACGGGGAACTGCAAACCAAAGTAAATGGCAATGATACTGCACGCTACACCTACGACAACTTCGGCAATCTCACCAAAGTAGTTCTCTCAAATGGAGATATAATTGAATACATCATTGACGGTCAAAATCGCCGTATTGGGAAAAAGCTTAATGGCAGTTTTGTAAAACGATGGATATATTCAGGTCAGTTGTCTCCGGTAGCAGAAGTTGATAGTGCAGGTAACATGGTTGCGCGATTTGTTGGAGGAATAATAACTAAGGGAGGAGCAACCTATCGCTTGATAACAGACCACCTTGGCAGTATAAGACTTGTGGTCAATACTTCTACAGGTGCAATTGCGCAACGACTTGATTATGACGAATTCGGTAATATTATTCAAGATACTAATCCCGACTTCCAACCATTTGCTTACGCTGGTGGTTTGTATGATACTCAAACAAAACTTATTAGATTTGGCGCGAGGGATTATGATGCAAGTGTGGGAAGGTGGACGAGCAAGGATCCGATAAAATTTCGTGGTAGTAGTGGAAATTTATTTGCATATGTTGCAAATGATCCAATAAACAAAATAGATAAAAACGGAAAAGTTACCACTGGTGCAGGTGCGTTAGCAGGTTTAGTATGGGGCGTCTTATCTACAGCTTTGTCAGATGCTTTAGGTGCTAATGTAGGGTGGCAAGATTATGTGGCAAATACCGTAGCAGGTACTATAGCGGGCGCAGTGGGTGCGAGCGGAGGCGTTTTACAAACATCAGCCACATATTCTGCGGTTTCAATTGGTTTAAAAAAAATATTATGTAAAGAGAACGCAGAGTGGTCGGATCTTGTAGATTTTGCGGAGCAAACGGTTATAGGAGCAGCAACAGGTAAACTGGCAGGGAAATTAGTGCGTCGTGGTCCAGGTAAAGAGCCTACGGGTTTGGTTTCTTCTTTAACTGGGACAGTTGGAGTCAATACACTATGGAAACAAGGTGGTGTCCAATCTATGGTTGAAACTATGACTGAAATGTTTCTTGAAATAATTAAAGGGCAATAATAGACTTGAGGGTAAATAATGATTTTGAAGGAAAAATCTTACAAGATAGGACTGCGCTATAGAGGTATATTTGCAATTATCTTAGTCCTATCATTTTTTGGTTATAAAACATTTTTTGATTTGTGGAACATTAATTTCAAAGATCTATCAATAATACATAAAACTTTCCATATCGGGTATATCATAGCTTTTGCACTTTGGTTAATTTTTTTTAACAAGTTCCTCTCAAAAGAGAATCATTCATCAGATCAAGATGCAGGCTAATTAACACGAACGATGGGTATATTGTGATAAATAATTTCCTTTGGCTTGAGGAGGGATTGCTGGCAATATTGCAGAATTCACAGGTTCGTCTTTATCTGTATTGGTTAGAATATCATCCGATACATTATTAACTCGCTAAAATAGGTGGTGTCAGAGGACTCAAAATCAAAAAATTATCAAAACAAAGTCGGGCTATTTAATCTCTCCTAAACGCATTAGAAGTTTTATCAAACAGCGTTCAGGAAATAGTTACACTAGAGTCTTGAGCAACTCCACAGTGATCTTGGTGCTTAGATCACTCTTTACAACATCGAATGGCCTCATTCTAAGAAAATGTGCTGTGATCGAACACAGATGTAGACCTTTTTTAATGCTTGGATATGCAATGAACAAGATACTCGATAACTTACACTCGGTTGACATCAATGTTACCGATTAATTCATAAATGTCAGATGATGTTCTGACTTGTACAGCATTACCGATTGGAATAATTTATTGGTAAAATATTTATTTTCAGTGTAATAATAATGCTCCAGTTGTTATTTTCGCAGTAAGAGTCTACTCAATCAAACCAAACCCAACTTGTTCAGCAACAGTCACAAGACTAACTATCCCTTCGTGCAAACGATATACTCACATTTAGTTTTATAGATACCGATATCCGCGATGTCTTTCCGGCAATTTCATATAAATATGATTGCTAGATAATCACGAAATCTCCCGCCGTAGTCCTTTTAAAACTGTGAAAAACAACTCTTTTTCTAAGAAGCAAGTAGAAAAACAGTGTTTTTAAAAAACACGTGTTTACGTGATAGCGCAAGTACTATTATTCCTTTACATTCATCATGTCAAAAACCGTAAGAAGGGGGATTCATAGCTCAGACTGCATTGGATAAAACGTGGTTGTTTCTTTTATTATTTCTTCAGGGGGGAAGTTCAAATGAAAAAAATCCTTTTTTGTGTAACCTTTCTGGCATTATACTCATCGTTAGTAACTGCCCAAAATTCTGATCTCAACATTGCGGAACAAATACTTCACCAAAGTATCGGACAACATCAGTTACCGATATTGGTGTTTGGGCCCCAAAAATATGATCGCGCAACGGGCAGCCCGCAAACAGTAACACAGTCATTTACACTTCCTTCCAATACTTCGGTACCGTACACACTTATTGTGGTCAATCCCTTTAGCTTGGGTAGCACCGTAACTAGTGCAACAATTAGTATTAATGGAACAACAATATTTTCCCCGTCTGACTTTAAAAAATTTCACCCGTTATTGACGAAGAGTGTCGCGCTGCAGGCGACCAATATGATTCAAGTTACCGTTGCAGGAAAACCAAAAACATTTCTTCTATTAGCCGTGATTGGAAAACATTCGACAACGCAACAGGACACCATCCCCCCTACGCTTTCACTATCTTCGCCGGTCGATGGTTTTATAACGAACACAAACAATGTAACTGTAAATGGAATTGCAACGGATCAATCAGCGGTTACGGTAATGGTTAATGGTTCAGCAGTAACGGTCGGATCCGGTGGCGCTTTTTCAACAGCCGTAACACTTAGTGAAGGAACGAATACGATTACAGTGATAGCAACAGACGCGAGCAATAATCAAACAACCAAAGTGCGCACAGTTATCAAGGATGCAATTTCACCATCGCTGACTGTTTCCACCCCCGAGAACGGAACCACGACGATTCAATTAACAACACTTGTGCAGGGGACGGTATACGATTCCACGACCGTATTGCTTACCATTAACGGTTTATCTGTTTCAGTGAGTCCTGCCGGAACATTTACATATTCATTATCTTTGAATGAAGGATCGAATGAAATCACTACTGTTGCAACCGACGCATCGGGAAATTCAACGACCGATACGCGCACCGTTACCAGAAGCACCATTCCACCCGCAATCACGGTTTCATCCCCAACGGACGGCGGAATAACAAATCAATCATTGGTTACTGTAAGTGGAACAGTATCAAGTACCAACACAACAGAACTGAAAGTGAACGGGACTATTGTTACAATCGGTTCTGGCGGCACCTTTAGTACTGCTGTCTTACTATCCGAAGGAACAAATGCAATTACTATTATTGCCACCGATAATGTTGGGAATACTTCTACAGTCATTCGCACGGTTCGGTTGGACTCTACAGATCCAACTATTTCAATTTCGCAGCCTCCTCAAGGTTACATCACCACCCAATCAAGTAGTGATATAATTGGGACAATATTCGATTCAACGGCAGTCACTGTTACAGTCAATGGAAACCCGGTCACTCTCGCAGCAGGAGGTGTGTTAAATATTTCTGTTTCATTGGTTGAAGGAAACAATACAGTTATTATTATTGCAACTGATCAAGCTGGAAATAGTTCTACAATAACACGAAATATTATTAAAGACAGCACAATACCACAGTTAACAGTTTCTGCTCCGAACGATGGGATTTATACAACGCAAACATCTGTTGTCGTTTCCGGTACGGTTACAGATGGCACTACTGTTTCCCTTTCCATCAATGGAAATCTTGTTTCTATCGGCAGCGGCGGAGTTTTTTCGCAAACTATTTTCTTAAACGAAGGAGCGAATGCAATCTCAGTTGTAGCGATTGATGCCGCGGGGAATAATGCCACAGTAACACGTACGGTGATTAAGGATGCCATTCCACCAACAGTAGTACTCTATTCTCCTGCCAGCGATACCCTTACAAAGCAATCGAGCATTACCATTAATGGCACAGTTGCTGATTCTGCTGTTATTACTGTCACTTTCAATGGAGATACTGTTATCGTCGGTTCAGACGGTTCGTATTCAGGAAATGTGCAATTAAACGAAGGAAAGAATATTATCACTATCATCGCAACGGATGCGGCGGAAAATTCCACAACGGTCACCCGTACGGTGACAATGGATTCAACGCCGCCATCAATGACCGTTAGTGATCCTACTGAAGGGATAATAACAATTCAAAACTCGGTAGCGGTGAGCGGTACTGTAAATGATTCGACAACAGTGACGGTTGTAATGAATGGAGATACTGTTGAAGTGAACAGCGGAACATTTACCCATTCGGTCACCCTCAATGAAGGTCACAACATTATCACAATTGTAGCAACTGACGGGGCAGGAAACTTAACGACATTGACGCGGACTGTGATCAAAGATTCTCAAAATCCAAGTCTTACTGTCGTAAACCCTGAAAACGGCATAATCGTAAATCAAAATTCTATAGTTGTTTCAGGCACAGTGTTTGATTCGACAATAGTGGTTCTTACTGTTAACGGAACATCTGTTCTCATTGATTCGACCGGATCATTTAACCTGTCTTTCGGATTGGTTGAAGGATTGAACAATATTACTATTACCGCAACTGACGCTGCAGGGAATATTTCGACAATTATCCGCACAATAATTCTTGATTCACAATCACCTCTTTTGATCATTACTTCACCAGCAAATAACCTTATTACGAATCAAACAAGTGTCACGATCTCAGGATCGTTTTCAGATTCCAATGAGGTTGTAATGAGTGTGAACGGCAATATAGTTTTGCATGACGGAAATGGAAATTTCACTACATCAGTGGTGTTAAGCGAAGGGACAAACACGATCACAATCGAATCGATTGATGCGGCGGGAAATATTTCAACAGAAATGCGCACGGTGATTTTGGACACTGTTCAGCCGACGCTTGTTGTTACTTCGCCAAATAACAGCTTGTTGACACAAAACTCTCTCATCACAGTCAATGGAACCGTTAATGATTCATCCTTTGTCACAATAACTATTAATGGAAATGCAGTTACAGCCATCAATGGAATCTACAGCAGCCAGGTGGCATTGAATGAAGGGAGCAATACAATAATTATTGTTGTAACCGATGCTGCAGGGAATATTTCGACCGAAACGCGTACCGTTGTCCGTGATTCTTCAGTACCGACTCTGACAGTGACAATTCCGGCAAACAACAGTATTACAAATCAAACTTCTGTGTTTGTTTCGGGAACTGTAATAGATTCAACGACAGCATCCATAACAGTCAACGGCACATTGCTTTCTATTGGAAGCAACGGAAGTTTTGGTGTTGTTTTATCGCTTGTGGAAGGAATAAACACGATTACAATCGTTGCAACAGATGCAGCAGGAAATAGTGCGACAGAAACAAAGATTGTGCGATTAGATACCGCCTCACCGACAGTGACGAATATTGTTCCCGCTGATGGAATAACCACACAATTAAACAGTGCTATTATTTCAGGCTCAATTGATGATTCAACCGCAACATCACTTACGATTAATTCAATTCCCGTAGTAATAAATCCGAATGGCTCATTTTCACAACAAGTGATTCTTGTTGAAGGGGTGAATATTATTTCACTTGTCATTACTGATGCTGCAGGGAACAGTACGTCAATTTTCAGATCAATTACCTATTCTACAATTCCGTCGGATCCGAAATCGATCGCACCTCCGCTTGATACGACTGTAACAACAACGATTTATGACGTCACAAAATTTTTATACACCGGATCGCAGCCGATTCAAACAGGAGTTGACACTTCGAAACTTACTGCAACAAGATTGGCAGTGATACGGGGGAAAGTACTTTCAAGCTGCGGCACTCCATTACCGGGAGCAAAAATAATGGTGTTGAGTCATCCGGAATACGGACAAACAATTTCCAGAAACGATGGAATGTTCGACCTTGTTTTGAACGGTGGTGGCTATTTGACATTACAATACTCAAAATCAGGATTCATCCCGGCACAAAGACAAGTACAAACCGACTGGTTGAACTATACTAATGCAGACAGTGTTATTCTTCTTCCTGCAGATTCCGTTGCGACTCTTATTATCAATCAGGCAGTATCGCAAAGCGCACAGAGCAGCACAGTCACCGATGCTGATGGAACCCGTCGTGCCACATTGATCTTTGAACCCAATACAATATCGACGATGAGTTTTTCGAATGGTACAAGCCAATCGCTAGATACAATAACACTGCGTGCTACTGAATATGGATTAAGCGGAAGTTGCGTTGTTTCTTTACCCGGCACGTTACCGCCAACAAGTGCTCTCGGATATGGTGTTGAATTAACAAGCGATGAGGCGGTCAATGGCAATGCCAAAAGCGTATTTTTTGATAAGCCATTTGCACTGTATGTGAACAACTTCTTAACACTGCCAATTGGGAGCAAGGTACCTACGGCATATTTTGATTCATCGAAAGGGATCTGGACACCGATTAATGACGGTAGAGCTGTTAAAATTATTTCTATTAGCAGCGGATTGGCAAATCTTGATGTTACCGGAAGTGGTTCGATTTCCGCACAAGTCAATTTGGATTCACTTGGCATCAGTAACGATGAGCGCCAGATGCTTGCATCGATGTATGGTATCGGTGAAAGTTTCATGAGAATTGAAACAAATCGCCTTGGTTCATTTTCGTTCAGTTGGCCCTTCGGTCCTCCTGTCACAGCACAATGGCCGAAACTGCCTGGACCAACAAAGCAGACACTTGATAAAGACTGCACTACCTCCGGTTCTATCATCGGAATTCAAAATCAAACGCTCGGTGAGGTTTTGCCCATAACCGGGACGCCATTCAGTATTTATTACAAGAGCGACAGAGTTCCCGGAAGAAAAGATGCATTTTCATTGAGTATACCTTTAACTGGTGTTACACTCCCACCAGGGTTGAATCGAATCTTTCTTGATATTGAAGTTGCGGGACAGTTTTTTACCTATGATTTTACCCCATCTGTAAATCTTTCATACAATTTTGAATGGGATGGAAAAGATGCGTACGGGCGAACACTGCAAGGACGTCAACCAATAAAGACTTCAATCGGATATAATTACAACGCAAGCTTCCAGATACCACAAGGCGGTCAGTCTTTTGGAAATACGTCGGGCTCGACATTGAATAAACGTCGTTCGAATACAACTTCAACACTGTGGCAATACTGGTCCGGTTTGGTTGGGATATGGAGCGAAGCCTCGCGCAGTCTCGGAAGTTGGACATTCAATAATCACCATGTATATGATGCGGTTGGTCAACGATTGTATTACGGCGATGGTAATACGCGAAGCGCAGAAAATGCAAACCTGGTTATGACCACTGTGATAGGCAATGGAAGCGGAAGCTATCCCGGTGGAACAATTGCACATGATAGCGACTTAGCTATACAGGCGCCGTTAAATTCGCCTGATGGTTTGGCATTTGGCCCTGAAGGAAATATTTACGTCACCCAAACGAATAATAATCTAATTCAAGTAGTGAAAAATGATGGGAGAATTTATAGAATTGCCGGTGCATTGACCAGTGGAGGCGGGTCGACGTTTGGTTACAATGGCGATAATATTCCTGCGATTTCTGCATCGCTTTCAAATCCGATGGGAATTGCTGTTTCTCCGGACGGAAGCATTTATTTTGCTGATACACAAATTCATCGGATTCGTAAGATCAGCCCTGACGGAATAATAACAACGGTTGCAGGCAAAGCAACAATACAGTATATCAATGGACGAGGATTCAGCGGAGACGGCGGTCTTGCAGTGAATGCTGAACTTGCTTCACCTTCTAATGTTGCCATTGGTCCTGATGGCAGTATTTATATTGCAGATGACGCAAATTACAGGGTTCGAAAAGTCAATCCAAATGGAATCATCACGACTATTGCCGGCAATGGTGGCTTTGCGTTTAATGGAGATAATATTCCGGCTACCACTGCTGCAATTGGTAGAATTTCCTCGCTTGCCGTTGGAGAAGACGGGAGTGTCTATTTTGGTTCCTCCGCCAGTCAAAAGCGAATACGGCGCGTAGGACCTGATGGAATCATCAGAACAATAGCAGGAACCGGAACAGGATCATTCAGCGGAGACTGTAATGCAGCAACTTCGGCAACAATTAATGGTTCCGAGGGAATCGATGTTGATAGTAAAAACAATATTATTTTTTCGGATAATTTTGGAGGAACTGGTAATAAACGCATTCGCCGTGTAAGTGTAGGAGGCACAATTTCGACTATCGGTGGAAGCGGTAATGGTAATTTTAATGGAGATGGATTGCCTGCAACGGGTGCAAATATTGATCTGCCATTCAGTGTGAGATTTGCCCCTGATGGTTCGATGTTTTTTAGTGATATTTTTAGCGGACGTGTTCGTAAAATTTCCAAACCGTTTCCTCAGTTTTCTCTTAATACGAATGTTATCCCTTCGGAAGATGGCAGTGAATTATTCATCTTCAATTATGCGGGGAGACACGAACAGACTCTGGACGCGTTGACCGGTGTTATTAAATTCGATTTTTATTATAACTCAAAGGGACTACTCACTCACATCCGTGATATTGATAGTCTGTTCACCACGATTGAACGAGATTCAACAGGAAAAGCAACCGTAGTCATATCACCGTACGGGCAACGGACGTATTTATACATCAATAATGATGGATATCTCGATTCACTGACAAACCCAGCTGGAGAGACAAACCGTTTTACATATGACGGCGGTGGATTGATGAAGACGATGAGCAATCCGAAAAATAAGCTCTATAAATTTACCTACAATTCGAAGGGTCTCCTCACGAAAGATGAAGATCCGCTCGGCGGATTCAAAGCGTTGAATAGGACTGAATTCAGCGGCGGGTATCAGGTTGAAATGACAACAGCACTTGGAAAGAAAACCACTTACCGTGTTGAGCGTGTTACCCCCGGTGGTGTTCTTGTAACAAAAACTGACGAAAATGGGCAAAACACTTTGACACGTGAAAATCCTGACGGCACATCAACCATCACGTCTCCTGATAGTACGGTTACGATTGTTCTTGCCGGACCTGACCCACGGTTTGGGATGATGGTTCCAGTTGATAAAAGCAAAATCACTCGCAAGCCGAGCGGATTAACCACTACAGAGTCTCATGGCAGACTGATAACACAAATGGCCGGATTGCAGGTAATGGGATTGAGAGACAGTTCCATTATCAACGGTCGAGTTTCAAAAAGTGATTATAGCGGAATTACGCGAACAATCACCAGCACTACGTCATTGGGAAGGAAGAAAGTCAGTTTCATTGATACAAAAGGGAGAGTGGTTAAAGATTCTATTCCAGGAATTACATCTAAAACGAACACATATAATTCAAAAGGACAGTTGGTTCAGACAAAGCAAGGAACACGTGTAACAATGTTCACGTACGACAATCTTGGACGCCTGCAAAGTATTCAAGATCCGATGCTGAGAACTTCTTCAACTTTGTATGATTCTGTTGGAAGATCAATACTGCAAATCCTACCTGACGGCAGAACAATCGGTTATTCGTATGATGCAAACAGCAATATGACTTCGTTAACGCCTCCGAGTAAACCGGCGCACGAATTTGCATATGATGATGTCGATCAGAAGTCGGCTTACAATCCGCCATTGCTTCCAGTTGATGGCTTAACACCAACAGGATATGAGTACAATCTTGACAAACAAAATGTAAAAGTAGTGCGCGCCGATAGTACAACATTACTGTTTGTGTATGATACAACCGGCGGCGCTGCGAACGGCAACACTCACATCAAAACTCTTACATTTGACAGAGGAACAATCTCACACGATTACAATGCAAAAAGTGGACTTATTACCAAAATAATTTCTGCAGAAAACGATACGCTGCTTTATACCTACGATGGCACAATGCCAATAAAAGAAGAATGGCGTGGTGCCGTGCGTGGTTATGTGACAATACAATATGACAGCAGTTTTAGAGTTATTGCTCAAAAGGTTAACGGTGGAGACAGTATTGGTTTTAAATATAATACTGACGATCAACTTACAAGTGTTGGTGCATTAAAACTTGCATATAATTCCACAAATGGATTGCCGATTGCTGATACACTTGTAAATGTTACAACGGCAATATCGTATAGCACCCTCGGTGAAGTCTCTGGATTGAATGCGAAGTATTCCGGCAATTCTATTTTTGCAACATCATATACAAGAGATTCGCTTGGCAGAATTACGACACTCAATGAGACCATCCAAGGTGAGGCAAAAGTATTTCGTTATGCATATGATCTTGCAGGAAGATTGGAAAAGGTTTGGAGAAACGATACTCTTGCCTCACAATATGTGTATGATTCGACGGGCAATCGACTTGCTAAGATAACAACAGTTTCAGTTGACTCAGGCAGTTATGATGTTCAAGACAGGCTTTTTAACTATGCAAATATTTCTTACTCATATACACTCAACGGTGAATTACAAAGTAAGATTGAAGGTATTGATACTACTTATTACTCTTATGATGCTTTGGGTAATTTAATCGATGTTCGTTTACCAAATGGGGATGTGATTGTGTATTTAATCGATGCAAATAACAGGCGGATTGG
Proteins encoded in this window:
- a CDS encoding RHS repeat-associated core domain-containing protein, with the translated sequence MKKILFCVTFLALYSSLVTAQNSDLNIAEQILHQSIGQHQLPILVFGPQKYDRATGSPQTVTQSFTLPSNTSVPYTLIVVNPFSLGSTVTSATISINGTTIFSPSDFKKFHPLLTKSVALQATNMIQVTVAGKPKTFLLLAVIGKHSTTQQDTIPPTLSLSSPVDGFITNTNNVTVNGIATDQSAVTVMVNGSAVTVGSGGAFSTAVTLSEGTNTITVIATDASNNQTTKVRTVIKDAISPSLTVSTPENGTTTIQLTTLVQGTVYDSTTVLLTINGLSVSVSPAGTFTYSLSLNEGSNEITTVATDASGNSTTDTRTVTRSTIPPAITVSSPTDGGITNQSLVTVSGTVSSTNTTELKVNGTIVTIGSGGTFSTAVLLSEGTNAITIIATDNVGNTSTVIRTVRLDSTDPTISISQPPQGYITTQSSSDIIGTIFDSTAVTVTVNGNPVTLAAGGVLNISVSLVEGNNTVIIIATDQAGNSSTITRNIIKDSTIPQLTVSAPNDGIYTTQTSVVVSGTVTDGTTVSLSINGNLVSIGSGGVFSQTIFLNEGANAISVVAIDAAGNNATVTRTVIKDAIPPTVVLYSPASDTLTKQSSITINGTVADSAVITVTFNGDTVIVGSDGSYSGNVQLNEGKNIITIIATDAAENSTTVTRTVTMDSTPPSMTVSDPTEGIITIQNSVAVSGTVNDSTTVTVVMNGDTVEVNSGTFTHSVTLNEGHNIITIVATDGAGNLTTLTRTVIKDSQNPSLTVVNPENGIIVNQNSIVVSGTVFDSTIVVLTVNGTSVLIDSTGSFNLSFGLVEGLNNITITATDAAGNISTIIRTIILDSQSPLLIITSPANNLITNQTSVTISGSFSDSNEVVMSVNGNIVLHDGNGNFTTSVVLSEGTNTITIESIDAAGNISTEMRTVILDTVQPTLVVTSPNNSLLTQNSLITVNGTVNDSSFVTITINGNAVTAINGIYSSQVALNEGSNTIIIVVTDAAGNISTETRTVVRDSSVPTLTVTIPANNSITNQTSVFVSGTVIDSTTASITVNGTLLSIGSNGSFGVVLSLVEGINTITIVATDAAGNSATETKIVRLDTASPTVTNIVPADGITTQLNSAIISGSIDDSTATSLTINSIPVVINPNGSFSQQVILVEGVNIISLVITDAAGNSTSIFRSITYSTIPSDPKSIAPPLDTTVTTTIYDVTKFLYTGSQPIQTGVDTSKLTATRLAVIRGKVLSSCGTPLPGAKIMVLSHPEYGQTISRNDGMFDLVLNGGGYLTLQYSKSGFIPAQRQVQTDWLNYTNADSVILLPADSVATLIINQAVSQSAQSSTVTDADGTRRATLIFEPNTISTMSFSNGTSQSLDTITLRATEYGLSGSCVVSLPGTLPPTSALGYGVELTSDEAVNGNAKSVFFDKPFALYVNNFLTLPIGSKVPTAYFDSSKGIWTPINDGRAVKIISISSGLANLDVTGSGSISAQVNLDSLGISNDERQMLASMYGIGESFMRIETNRLGSFSFSWPFGPPVTAQWPKLPGPTKQTLDKDCTTSGSIIGIQNQTLGEVLPITGTPFSIYYKSDRVPGRKDAFSLSIPLTGVTLPPGLNRIFLDIEVAGQFFTYDFTPSVNLSYNFEWDGKDAYGRTLQGRQPIKTSIGYNYNASFQIPQGGQSFGNTSGSTLNKRRSNTTSTLWQYWSGLVGIWSEASRSLGSWTFNNHHVYDAVGQRLYYGDGNTRSAENANLVMTTVIGNGSGSYPGGTIAHDSDLAIQAPLNSPDGLAFGPEGNIYVTQTNNNLIQVVKNDGRIYRIAGALTSGGGSTFGYNGDNIPAISASLSNPMGIAVSPDGSIYFADTQIHRIRKISPDGIITTVAGKATIQYINGRGFSGDGGLAVNAELASPSNVAIGPDGSIYIADDANYRVRKVNPNGIITTIAGNGGFAFNGDNIPATTAAIGRISSLAVGEDGSVYFGSSASQKRIRRVGPDGIIRTIAGTGTGSFSGDCNAATSATINGSEGIDVDSKNNIIFSDNFGGTGNKRIRRVSVGGTISTIGGSGNGNFNGDGLPATGANIDLPFSVRFAPDGSMFFSDIFSGRVRKISKPFPQFSLNTNVIPSEDGSELFIFNYAGRHEQTLDALTGVIKFDFYYNSKGLLTHIRDIDSLFTTIERDSTGKATVVISPYGQRTYLYINNDGYLDSLTNPAGETNRFTYDGGGLMKTMSNPKNKLYKFTYNSKGLLTKDEDPLGGFKALNRTEFSGGYQVEMTTALGKKTTYRVERVTPGGVLVTKTDENGQNTLTRENPDGTSTITSPDSTVTIVLAGPDPRFGMMVPVDKSKITRKPSGLTTTESHGRLITQMAGLQVMGLRDSSIINGRVSKSDYSGITRTITSTTSLGRKKVSFIDTKGRVVKDSIPGITSKTNTYNSKGQLVQTKQGTRVTMFTYDNLGRLQSIQDPMLRTSSTLYDSVGRSILQILPDGRTIGYSYDANSNMTSLTPPSKPAHEFAYDDVDQKSAYNPPLLPVDGLTPTGYEYNLDKQNVKVVRADSTTLLFVYDTTGGAANGNTHIKTLTFDRGTISHDYNAKSGLITKIISAENDTLLYTYDGTMPIKEEWRGAVRGYVTIQYDSSFRVIAQKVNGGDSIGFKYNTDDQLTSVGALKLAYNSTNGLPIADTLVNVTTAISYSTLGEVSGLNAKYSGNSIFATSYTRDSLGRITTLNETIQGEAKVFRYAYDLAGRLEKVWRNDTLASQYVYDSTGNRLAKITTVSVDSGSYDVQDRLFNYANISYSYTLNGELQSKIEGIDTTYYSYDALGNLIDVRLPNGDVIVYLIDANNRRIGKKLNGQIIKRWIYENQLRPIAELDSNDNVVARFVYIDKPNVPEYIVKSGISYRIVTDHLGSVRLVLNSTTGIVVSRFDYDEYGNIINQIDSLDLPFGYAGGLFDTQTKLVRFGARDYDVTAGRWTSKDPILFEGKDINIFCYATSDPINFNDPNGKFFGLSSFWSNVIIQTSIGAATGAVMGAITMGKNSIDEAQSGGLFGFIAGVIGVKGHVAGIFFELLTNNDEIGKSGNPKQIGIATFLPEGFDSDLVAGFSYATKDKSGVYNQTQLKSWSEIYGWRNHNDPY